One window from the genome of Montipora foliosa isolate CH-2021 chromosome 5, ASM3666993v2, whole genome shotgun sequence encodes:
- the LOC138003397 gene encoding melatonin receptor type 1C-like encodes MTFTDETSRRSVLSTAIESTLFVIINVIAIVGNSFVIAAVLRNPTLRKLANWYILTLALADLLVAVTCMPLTLGAAIKGQWLYRDVTCQIQGHVIQIWGCFSLTTVAATAVHRYYRVIRPVRYREIFTKLFIIFLVVSCLVLSTFVPVGMALVLDARFQFGPHFFCTPNFHTQKSKPIALTMFLGCIIIPSTILLFCYFKVYRAVRRHVILVVRNLRAQKHTHRSSEIKLSCRVEEINTTKLVFAIITVFCVLWIPMCIIGALFVCGVFLPRWGHMIFDYLMFTTTATNPLIYGLMNKAFRAEYARIIGCKRRRRATDHIGKVSVRQA; translated from the coding sequence ATGACGTTTACGGACGAAACGTCAAGGCGAAGTGTCTTGTCCACGGCAATAGAGTCAACTTTATTTGTCATAATCAACGTAATCGCTATTGTGGGAAATTCTTTTGTGATTGCGGCTGTTTTAAGGAATCCCACCCTCCGAAAACTGGCCAACTGGTATATATTAACGTTGGCACTTGCTGATTTGCTCGTAGCGGTCACGTGTATGCCATTGACGCTAGGCGCTGCCATAAAAGGGCAATGGCTGTACAGGGATGTCACTTGTCAAATTCAAGGTCACGTGATACAAATATGGGGGTGTTTCTCCTTGACAACCGTTGCAGCGACAGCTGTGCATCGATATTATCGAGTGATCCGACCAGTTCGTTATCGTGAAATATTCACAAAATTGTTTATCATTTTCCTGGTTGTTTCCTGCCTTGTTTTATCGACGTTCGTGCCCGTGGGAATGGCGCTTGTTTTAGACGCAAGATTTCAATTCGGTCCTCACTTTTTCTGCACTCCAAACTTTCACACCCAAAAATCGAAACCCATAGCGCTGACAATGTTTTTGGGTTGTATTATCATTCCGTCAACAATACTACTGTTTTGCTATTTCAAAGTTTACCGCGCCGTCCGGAGACATGTGATTTTAGTGGTGCGGAATTTAAGAGCACAGAAACACACTCATAGAAGCTCGGAAATAAAGCTGTCTTGTCGCGTAGAGGAGATAAATACAACGAAATTAGTATTCGCGATAATTACTGTCTTTTGCGTGCTGTGGATTCCTATGTGCATAATTGGGGCTCTTTTCGTTTGCGGAGTGTTTCTTCCCCGGTGGGGACATATGATATTCGATTACTTGATGTTTACGACGACTGCCACGAATCCGCTGATTTACGGGCTCATGAACAAGGCTTTCCGTGCGGAGTATGCTCGGATAATCGGGTGCAAGAGACGGAGGCGTGCAACGGATCACATTGGCAAAGTGTCAGTTCGACAAGCGTAG
- the LOC138002858 gene encoding melatonin receptor type 1C-like, with product MTFTDETSRRSVLSTAIESTLFVIINVIAIVGNSFVIAAVLRNPTLRKMANWYMLTLALADLLVAVTCMPLTLGAAIKGQWLYSDVTCQIQGHVIQIWACFSLTTVAATAVHRYYRVIRPVRYREIFTKVFTISMVVSCLVLSTVVPVGMVLYLDARFQFGPHFFCTPNFHTQKSKPIALTMFLGCIIIPSTILLFCYFKVYRAVRRHVILVVRNLRAQKHTHRSSEIKLSCRVEEINTTKLVFAIITVFCVLWIPMCIIGALFVCGVFLPRWGHMIFDYLMFTTTATNPLIYGLMNKAFRAEYARIIGCKRRRSATDHIGKASVRQA from the coding sequence ATGACGTTTACGGACGAAACGTCAAGGCGAAGTGTCTTGTCCACGGCAATAGAGTCAACTTTATTTGTCATAATCAACGTAATCGCTATTGTGGGAAATTCTTTTGTGATTGCAGCTGTTTTAAGGAATCCCACCCTCCGAAAAATGGCCAACTGGTATATGTTAACGTTGGCACTTGCTGATTTGCTCGTAGCGGTCACGTGTATGCCATTGACCCTAGGTGCTGCCATAAAAGGGCAATGGCTGTACAGTGACGTCACTTGTCAAATTCAAGGTCACGTGATACAAATATGGGCATGTTTCTCGTTGACAACCGTTGCAGCGACAGCTGTGCATCGATATTATCGAGTGATCCGACCAGTTCGTTATCGTGAAATATTCACAAAAGTGTTTACCATTTCTATGGTTGTTTCCTGCCTTGTTTTATCGACGGTCGTGCCCGTGGGAATGGTGCTTTATTTAGACGCAAGATTTCAATTCGGTCCTCACTTTTTCTGCACTCCAAACTTTCACACCCAAAAATCGAAACCCATAGCGCTGACAATGTTTTTGGGTTGTATTATCATTCCGTCAACAATACTACTGTTTTGCTATTTCAAAGTTTACCGCGCCGTCCGGAGACATGTGATTTTAGTGGTGCGGAATTTAAGAGCACAGAAACACACTCATAGAAGCTCGGAAATAAAGCTGTCTTGTCGCGTAGAGGAGATAAATACAACGAAATTAGTATTCGCGATAATTACTGTCTTTTGCGTGCTGTGGATTCCTATGTGCATAATTGGGGCTCTTTTCGTTTGCGGAGTGTTTCTTCCCCGGTGGGGACATATGATATTCGATTACTTGATGTTTACGACGACTGCCACGAATCCGCTGATTTACGGGCTCATGAACAAGGCTTTCCGTGCGGAGTATGCTCGGATAATCGGGTGTAAGAGACGGAGGAGTGCAACGGATCACATTGGCAAAGCGTCAGTTCGACAAGCGTAG
- the LOC138002859 gene encoding melatonin receptor type 1A-like, producing the protein MTFTDETSRRSVLSTAIESTLFVIINVIAIVGNSFVIAAVLRNPTLRKMANWYMLTLALADLLVAVTCMPLTLGAAIKGQWLYSDVTCQIQGHVIQIWGCFSLTTVAATAVHRYYRVIRPVRYREIFTKLFTIFMVVSCLVLSTFVPVGMVLVLDARFQFGPHFFCTPNLHTQKSKPIALTMFLGCIIIPSTILLFCYFKVYRAVRRHVTLVVPNLRAQKHTHRSSEKNLSCRVEEINTTKLVFAIITVFCVLWIPLCIIGALFVCEVFLPRWGHMIYDYLMFTTTATNPLIYGLMNKAFRAEYARIIGCKRRRRATDHIGKMSVRQA; encoded by the coding sequence ATGACGTTTACGGACGAAACGTCAAGGCGAAGTGTCTTGTCCACGGCAATAGAGTCAACTTTATTTGTCATAATCAACGTAATCGCTATTGTGGGAAATTCTTTTGTGATTGCAGCTGTTTTAAGGAATCCCACCCTCCGAAAAATGGCCAACTGGTATATGTTAACGTTGGCACTTGCTGATTTGCTCGTAGCGGTCACGTGTATGCCATTGACCCTAGGTGCTGCCATAAAAGGGCAATGGCTGTACAGTGACGTCACTTGTCAAATTCAAGGTCACGTGATACAAATATGGGGGTGTTTCTCCTTGACAACCGTTGCAGCGACAGCTGTGCATCGATACTATCGAGTGATCCGACCAGTTCGTTATCGTGAAATATTCACAAaattgtttaccattttcatgGTTGTTTCCTGCCTTGTTTTATCAACGTTCGTGCCCGTGGGAATGGTGCTTGTTTTAGACGCAAGATTTCAATTCGGTCCTCACTTTTTCTGCACTCCAAACTTACACACCCAAAAATCGAAACCCATAGCGCTGACAATGTTTTTGGGTTGTATTATCATTCCGTCAACAATACTACTGTTTTGCTATTTCAAAGTTTACCGCGCCGTCCGGAGACACGTGACCTTAGTCGTGCCGAATTTAAGAGCACAGAAACACACTCATAGAAGCTCGGAAAAAAACCTGTCTTGTCGCGTAGAGGAGATAAATACAACGAAATTAGTATTCGCGATAATTACTGTCTTTTGCGTGCTGTGGATTCCTTTGTGCATAATTGGGGCTCTTTTCGTTTGCGAAGTGTTTCTTCCTCGCTGGGGACATATGATATACGATTACTTGATGTTTACGACAACTGCAACGAATCCGCTGATTTACGGGCTCATGAACAAGGCTTTCCGTGCGGAGTATGCTCGGATAATCGGGTGCAAGAGACGGAGGCGCGCCACGGATCACATTGGCAAAATGTCAGTTCGACAAGCGTAG